The genomic interval CGTAGAAAAAGGGAGCGGCGTCTCATCTCTGATCAGAACTGGCTTTATTTTTTGTGCCATCAGTCACTGCACGGGAGCACgactcacttttttttttttttttttttttttgttggaacATCTCGTTTTCAAAACACCTCGTTTTCACTGATGAGGTCTGTAACGGCGTCGAGTGCTTTGCCTGGCATCATTTTAGACCACTCATCCACTCGAGAGCAAGATCGATGCTACACACAACCATGATAATGATTTTCAGTGATGATTTTGAGCCTTGATCTTCATGGTTCTGATAGTAAACACCGTCTCCAAATCGCCCACGCGCTCAATTCCACGTTGTGTCTGGTTGTTCCAAAGGCCCTGGGAGTTATTATTGTTTGATCCAGCGGTTTCACACTGGCTGGCGCATAAGAAAGATCCATGTGTTGAATGTGAGTCTTTGgatgttttgactttttttatttttatttttttttaaattgccaTTGGGGTTGATTGGACTGAGATTTCCAATCAGTATAGTAGTGAAATAGTAacttttgttttattacatATACACACTATAAATCACTTGATCAAAATTGGGTCAATATAGTATAATGATAATAGGTAGAAACCAGgtaaatgtgctgttttgacCCAGTATTTGGGTTATTTATTATATTACTGTTGGGTTATTTACCCAAGCTGCTGGAGTAAAATATGATACAGCTGTGACCTGTTACAACCACTTTAGCTCTTTTTTAACTTACCTCTGGTCACTATTTGTCAATGATCGATAATAATGTGTGCATCATTTCCAGCTTTGAATATCATGTGCACATCGTTTTGTACCACGAACAATAAATGTGACACTTTTAAGGTGAAACTTGAGCTTGTTATGTCTGCCTGCGTCAAAAAAACCCATTTTTGTCTGGGTAAACAATGCGAAAgtaataaaagaagaagaagtaataaaaaaaataatattgacACTGGATCAAAATGATCCATCAGTATGGGTAAAGTAACCCACTATCTGTGTAGCCACATTCCTCTCGATTCATTCTGATAATGCTGGTTTCATTACAGAACATTTCCTGAACAAAACATCGCTGTTCTGAGGAAAATCTGTTCAACTATAGCTCACTTTCCTGTGATGACAATATTCTATCTCTGTTATATGTTTGTGATCATTGAAACTGCCTCGTTACATTCATACACACTTAATATATACCCATTATCATGTGTGTGCTGCTAATAtcactttttgtgttttaaattctTTTGGAGGCAAACTAATCAACTTAAGGATGAAACTAACACGTCTTACAGCCCACCGTACATGTACAACATGAAGGGATTTACCCTCTTTATCTGCTCCACTCCCACTACAGCCTTTTGAAGGGGGTTGATTTTAATTTGACGATAGAGGGCGCTCGTAAGCAAGGATAAAGCCACTACTGGAATTCAGACAGCCGTCTGAGAGAGATGCAGCTGCTGAGACTGGctgcctcctttcctttctctcccccctcacctctcccctccctctcctccctcctgtaCCTCCCTCTATCCCGCTCCgtccctcactccttcactcaCTCATTACTCTCATTCACTGTATAATTTCAGCGCCGCATTGCCCTTATAATAAAAAAAGGAGAGCATGCCCAAACCCAAGTTAAGGGAGGATATCCTCACGCACGCGCATTAAGgcacaaaacacagattatATTTCTTTTCCACTTAACACAGCAGTGCAAATGCGCGTACGTGCTGTAGCAGACAGGAATCCACGCAAGCCCCGAAAATGTGCACATTTCGCTTGTGCGCCCTTGGGATGATTTAAGCGCTTGTGTCCAGAATGACCGCCAGCATCACATGAATGTTTGCTCAACACTGTACCCATCACAGGCACTTGGATGGCAGCTGTGGTGGGACACACACCGCGCACACTGATCTGAACACGGGGAGTTGGGTTTGCGCAGTGACCGAATAAGAACCCCTTGTTCAGGTCGTCTGAGGGAGCCGCGCAGGAGGGATCTCACTCTTTATTCCTCTTCATGCCAATGAATTCATAGCCACAGTCTCAGATTCCTGGATGCTGAGTGGACTGAGCGGCGCACACGGGCAAAAAGACGCCGAGCTCGCTGCGCCGGAGAGCACAGCCACTGGCGACCACACGCATTCGTATTAACCACAGGGAAACGACAGCACTGCGCACACGGCCAGCCCCGTCCCGTCTCGCCTGTCCTGCGGCGGCTGCGTCGCACGCTGCCGGGCCGAGATCTGGAACAGTTTCACACTGAAAGCAGACAACTCACGCCACCCCTAAGAGTGCGTAAAAGTTAGGCTTTGAATTTCCGTTTGCCTGTCACACAAGGAATCTCTTGCGGCATAGCATCCGCGCACCACACCGCAGAGGCTCCAAAATGTAATAACCTGACTCTAGAGTGCTGATTATGATGTAAAAGACGCTCAATTGATTCTTTTTTGGATCTAATATTTCGCCATATCGCTCACAAGAACATTAGGCATCAGTGTGAAGCATCCGAACTGTGCTCACAAAGTGCCGAGACACGTCTCGAGAAAATACCGCTGAAAACCACAATATTAGAGgcatctccctcctctgtccccttTTCGTCGAATATTGTCTGCTGGCGTCTGGACCCTGCGCTCAAGACCAAGTCCGACCCTGTTTACGTGCGCTGCTGGGGGAGAAGAACCCATAGGGggggtggagaaagagagagtgggagagagagcgggagagagagagagagaaggggagagagagactgcaaTATCATTTGTGAATCCCTCTCTCAGTGCTGCAGATAGGGGCTGCCAACACATGCGGCGCGTCTGCAGGTGAGGGAACAGGCTGAATATGCTGGACACACTGAGGAATCCAACCACCGTTTCCTGAAAACTGCGTcggatatatatttttttttattttttccccctccgTTTGAGTTTTCTATTTAATGCAACCTTGAATTTTCAGCAGGCTGTGCGTTGTGGAGTTGGCTCGCAAGAGGAGACAGAACTACACAGTCTGCTGGCTGCAAGTGACttggagggagagagcagagtaGGCAGCCGGACAGGTAATTTGCTTCACATTCAACATCCTCCAGATCGGAGAGTTGACAGGCTCCGCGCAGCCGACACTCGCCGTATGATGAGTTTGGAAACTGCGCGGACATTTAAATGATCCTTTGACATATGTGGACATATCATTGGACAGAGGAATATTGTAGCCTCACCCAAAAAGGAGATTCCAGCCACATATTGTGAGTAAAACTGCGGGATATGGACTGAATTCACTTTCTAGTGATGTGATGCTCGGACAATGACATTTTGGCTTTTACGCGcatgaaattcaaatatttgtGGCACCGCCCGGAGCGCACGGAGCCTCGCTGGTGTGTTTTTGATATCATTGCGGGGTTTTTTATAACTCAAACAAGGAAAGAGCAACTAACATCCAGTGCTagaggaggaaaagcagagaagaGACGAAAGCCCGTGCACTTGCtgcttttcactgcagcaggaGCGATGTAGGAAGTCGTCCGGAGGATGAAGTCTCACGCATCCCGCAACAGAGGGCTTTGCTCTTAATGAAAACGATATTTCTTTTCCACATTCGGACTCTCCCCGGCAGtgattaaattattttttggacattttttccCAAGTCTAAGTGGACATTTTTTCAAGTCTAAGTGGACATTTTTCAGGGGAGAACAATGAGGACTACTGGTGCAGTGGACTATTTGTACTATTGCATGCTCATCCTGCAGCTTGTGCATCAGCCCGCTGCCAAGCAAGTGCTCCGGTACCGTTTGGCGGAGGAGGGACCCGCCGATGTCAGAGTAGGCAACGTAGCCGCCGACCTGGGCATTGTTGCCGGGTCCGGCGAGGTGACGTTCACCCTAGAATCCGGCTCAGATTTTTTCAAAATTGACAACATAACAGGTGAGCTCACCACCAATGAGAGGCGCATAGACCGTGAAAAATTACAGCAGTGCCAAATGATATTTGATGAAAATGAGTGCTTTATAGATTTTGAGGTGTCAGTGATCGGACCAGCCCAGAGCTGGGTGGACCTCTTTGAGGGAAAAGTCATCATATTAGATATAAATGATAACACCCCGTCTTTCCCTTCCCCTGTCCTGACACtgtctgtggaggaaaacagacCCATTGGAACCCTTTATCTGCTGCccacagccacagacagagattttggcagaaatggaatagaGAGATATGAGCTTATCCAGGACAATGGGGAGAACTCAAGGCGCTTGGGCTCTTCTGGGGATTCATACTCGGGGAAGAGGAGATTTGAGGACGGCGCGAGCAGGAGCAGCGTCTTTGAACTGCAAGTTGCTGACACTACTGATGGAGAGAAGCAGCCTCAACTCATCATTAAAGGGGCCCTTGATAGGGAACAGAGAGACTCCTATGAGCTCACACTCCGTGTTAGGGATGGAGGAGATCCCCCTCGCTCCTCCCAGGCCATTCTTAGGGTGATGATCactgatgtgaatgacaacagCCCTCGGTTTGAGAAGAGTGTGTATGAAGCTGACCTGCCGGAAAACAGCTCCCCCGGTGCCCCCATACTGCAGCTCAAAGCGACTGATGCAGACGTGGGGGTTAATGGTCAAATAGAGTATGTGTTCGGGGCAGCCACAGAGTCAGTAAGGAGGTTGCTGAGGCTGGATGAGAGCACAGGCTGGCTGAGTGTGTTGCACCGCATTGACCGTGAAGAAGTGAGCCAGCTGAGGTTCACAGTAATGGCCCGTGACCGAGGCCAGCCACCGAAAATGGACAAGGCCACTGTGGTGTTGAACATCAAGGATGAGAATGACAACGTTCCTGCCATTGAGATACGGAAAATCGGACGCATTTTCTTAAAAGATGGGATAGCCAACGTGGCTGAGGATGTTGTGGTGGACACACCCATTGCCTTAGTCCAGGTGTCTGACCGTGACCAGGGGGAAAATGGCATTGTGACCTGCACGGTAGTGGGGGATGTCCCCTTTCAGCTCAAACCGGCCAGTGAGATGGAGGGTGagcagaataaaaagaaatatttcctcCACACGTCTGCACCACTGGACTACGAGGCCACACAGGAATACAATGTGGTCATTGTGGCTGTGGACTCTGGAAGCCCCAGTCTGGCAAGTAATAACTCTCTTATCGTCAAAGTGGGCGACACGAACGACAACCCTCCTGTCTTCAGCCAGAATGTTGTAGAGGTGTCATTTCCAGAAAACAATGCCCCTGGCGAGAGGGTGACAACAGTTGCAGCCATTGATGCAGATAGTGGGAAGAACGCTGAAATAGCCTACTCCCTAGACTCATCGGTAAATGGGATTTTCTCTATCGATGCAGACAGTGGAGACATCAGAGTAAACACCATTCTGGACAGAGAGCAAACGGAGCGCTATGAATTCAAAGTGATAGCCAAAGATAAGGGCATAAACACCCTTCAGGGCTCTGCAACAGTGGTTATCCTTGTGGCCGACAAGAATGACAACGAACCAAAGTTCATGCAGGATGTGTTCACCTTCTATGTGAAGGAGAACCTTGAGCCAAACAGCCCAGTTGGCATGGTTACAGTCATTGACGCAGATAAAGGCCAAAATGCAGAGATGAGTCTTTTcattgaggaagaggaggacatcTTTTCAATCGAGAATGACACTGGGACTATCTTCTCCACCCTGTCCTTTGACCGAGAGCAGAAAACCACATACACATTCCGGGTCAAAGCAGTGGATGGGGGTGACCCTCCCAGATCTGCCACCGCCACCGTTTCACTCTTTGTcatggatgaaaatgacaacgCACCAACTGTTACGTTCCCATTAAACAGCTCGTACACCCTTCTTCCACCCTCCAGCAACGTCAGAACGGTAGTCAGAACTGTCATAGCCACTGATACCGACACCGGCATCAACGCGGACCTGAACTACAGCATCATTGGGGGAAACCCCTTCAAGCTGTTTGAGATTGATGGGGGCACCGGGGTCATTTCTCTGGTGGGAAAGTTGGAGCAGAAGCACTATGGCCTCCACAGACTGGTGGTCCAGGTGAACGACAGTGGCCAGCCCTCACAGAGCACCACCACGCTGGTTCATGTGTATGTTAACGAGACTCTTTCCAATTCCACAGTCGTGGAGGCCCAGGTGGCGAAGAGCCTGAGCACGTCTCTCAACACCAACATTGCCGGCGACCCCAACTACGATCTAAGCAAACAACGGTTAAGCATTGTAATTGGGGTAGTTTCTGGCATCATGACAGTCATCCTCATTATTCTAGTCGTTGTCATGGCCCGTTACTGCCGTCCTAAGAATAAGAATGGCTATGAGGCTGGCAAGAAGGATCATGAAGACTTCTTCACACCACAGCAGCACGATAAGTCCAAGAAGCCCAAGAAGGATAAGAAGAAACAGAAGTCCAAACAGCCACTCTACAGCAGTATCGTCACCGTCGAGGCCTCCAAACCCAACGGGCAGCGCTATGATGGTGTCAACGAGAAGCTGTCAGACAGCCCAGGCATGGGCCGCTACCGTTCAGTCAACGGAGGGCCGGGGAGCCCAGATCTGGCCCGGCACTACAAGTCCAGTTCACCACTCCCCACTGTCCAGCTGCACCCACAGTCGCCAACAGCTGGAAAAAAGCACCAGGCAGTTCAGGATCTGCCCCCTGCCAATACCTTTGTTGGCACCGGAGATAACATTTCCCTTGGATCTGACCACTGCTCCGAATACAGCAGTCAAACTATCAACAAGTACAACAAACAGGTAAGAAGACACGTCtccatgttcttttttttttttttcccccaccacCACTCTTAAAtgtcctctgtttcttcctcttagTCTTCTCTCTACCATAATGCTTTCTGACAGGGCTAGTCTCAGTAGTCTTGTTGCCTTTATGGTGCTAATGTGTGTCAACTTAGCGGTATTGATCTGTTTTGGTTTGGAGTGCCATTCACATGTAATATTGAAAGGGTAGAGAAAGGTTTAGATTAGCTCAGGAAGGGGTGTTGTTTCCCCTCGACCAAATGTGGCCAACTTTTTCACTTTAATCATGGCACGTGTTGAGGCTGCCTTTTCCGTCAGGGGTGTCACAACTGCTAACCTTGGCAAATGTGTGTCGGAGTGTTGTCGACAGCTCACATAAGGGTTTGGTTTGCAGTTATTTTATCCCAGAGGGGAGCGAGGCAGGGGCCGGCTACATTCCCCTTAGCCATGTCAAGCCCTGCCCTGCCCTCTGTCTGTGACAAGGCTGCCTTGTCTTTTtgtgaaagggagagaaaaaacaaaagaggataAGAGAGAAAGGTAGATGGAGGGTGAATGCAGCACAAACATGGCTTTGTTAGGTTTGTGAGACAGTTTTACAGTCTCGGCGTAAGTAGGAACATCTGGCCGGGTGGTCATATTAACATTCTTATGCACTTCGGGGTCTGCATCAATTCATTGACCTACCAGTGAAATTGGACATTTTTATATCACCTCCCATATTGTGCCTCAGTTGCTCTTACTCCCTTATcgttttttcctgtctgccaTTTTCTACCTGCTTTTCTTCCACCCTCCTCCAGCATCACCTCCCctctgtttttgcctttttttttctctctctctgcaactCTTTTCTTCCATTTGCAGTGCTGGAAAACGGTGTAGGTGGCATGATGTGATATTCAAATTCCGGGAAATGCGTGCTTTCATCAGTTCAGTCTTTCTACTTTTGGGCTGTTTTTGTGCAGTTATGTGCAACAACGGCAAGAAACAAAGTTAATGCATAATGAAGTTGGCTGATTTGCGTTTTCAGGAAAAAAGAACATtactgttttatgtgttttctaTGGCAGTCTAATGAATTATTGATCTTTCTTTTACTTGGTGTCAGCACTACACCTTTAGAATTCAGAAGTGCTATTCTCTCCCACAGCACAGCTGGATTGTTTCTTTTTGctctattttctgtttttgttttcctctttttttcccctctagaTATCTCTTTGTTCATGTTTCTATATCCCATTCCCACTGTCGCCTTTTCCTCCCTCAAACTCTCCTTTGGCCCCGTGCAGTATATCCTTGCATGCCTTGCACCCACCCGTGCTGCctggtttcttttttctctctctgtttttttggCTTCCGCCACATCATCCCCTTTACAATGGTGCTGTCTGCCTTGCCTTTTATTCTTGCAGTGGTTTCTTTTTAAATCTCCACTCTCATCTCTCTAcatccctctcccctcccctcttgCTATTTCTCTCAAATCATTTCACTCCCCTTTTACTCCTATCCCTTCTCTTCCCCTACTCTGTCTCTAACAGCTTCTAATATGGTGTATTCACTGAGCTGCTTCCCAGAGTGTGAGGAGTGCTGTTGCTTTCGGATGTCTCCTGCATAATTAAAAGGGCACTCTATTTGCTGCTGCGGCAGCAGCATGTATTGTGTGTCACTATGCTCCACTtatataattatttatttactctctGATCCTGCGGTAACTTTTATGAACTGTGCACTTGTTAGAATATGGACAAAACCATAATGCACAAAGAGTATTTTCTTGTGATACTGACACTGTGATAAGATAGTAAAGAGGGTGTTCAGtggttcatgtttttatttctgtggcGCAGCCTGTTCAGTATTTAACATGCCTCAGGGGTATTAAAGGTGTCTGttgtacaataataataatgctgatAAGTCACAATGTGCTTTAcgaaagtaaaaaagaaaatcaaaaaggCAAATAAGAGACTGAGCatcagaaatgaaaagcagacaacaagaggcagaaacagaaattacagaaaacacattcGACAAAAGCAAGTCGAAACAAATGGGTCttaagctgctttttaaaggtgtCAGCAGTGTCCACAGATCCTAAGTCCAATGGGAGAGACCTCAAAAGCACAGTCTCCTTTTGTTTTGAGCCTGGATCGAGGAAGAGCCAGCAAACTCTCATCACAGCACCTCAGATTTCTGCTGGTATTAGCTGCAGTTGCTCCACCACGCAGGCAGGCGCCCGACCATGCAGGGCTCGAAACATAATTACAAGAGTCGTGAACCGGGGTTGATATTTTATGGATTGGTGTTTTTTGTGACCTTCTGGAGGACTTGGTTAGAAGCTTGGCAGCAGCATTTTGGACCTCTTGTAAGCCGTTTAAGGATGTTTTGCTAAGACAGGTGAAAAGGGAGTTGGAGTAATCAAGAAGGGAGGAAATGAAGGCATGTATAATCATCTGAAGCTCGGCTCTGGGCACAGTGGGCCCGAGTTTAGCAATGTTTCTCAATGTGTCCCACGGGCTCAGTAAAAACTCACTGTTGATAAATTCTGTTGGGGTGAATAGGGTATAATTTAATGGCTGCACAAGAGAGCTAATTGAAGAGAAggtgtgcattcatgtgctccAATTTTGGCATGAAACAGCCACCTCTATATTAGATTAAGTAGTGAAGCGGTCATGCTCTTGATTTTAGGGACGCTGCGTctaaaaatattctgttttcacATAAGTGCCACTTCAGCTAAAGACATAATAAAGCACTCAAGGACACTAATGTGCCTCAGTTAAGGGAACAATTTGTGCAAGATCTGGATTAGTGGCTGAAAATGATTGCATCAATGAACACCAGTAACACTGTGCTTTTAttatatttcagatttttctcagATGCAAAGGTATCACTGTTTTACTTCCTCAGGGTTATTCATATTACAGAGTCAGTGTATAATGTTTATCACATTTGGCCACAGATGACGTTGAACCAGTTTAACCCCAGTATGATAAGGATTTATGACAAGTGACGATAAGGAGTGTTTTTcatgatgtgtgttttcccacacacacacacacacacacacacacacacacacacacacacacaccatgtgcacacactcccTCACCCACAAACCCTTCTCTTTTAccactccctctctttctgtcctctgtgggaAGAGATAGAGACAGGCACAAGAAAGACGGCCCTGTTAGCGGTATAGAGAATGGCCCCTACTGTTTCACATGGGACTTGGGGTCGGGTGAAGGGATAGAAAGACGGcgaggaagggagggggagtACTGCTGACCATTGACTGTAATCTCTGAGGTGTCGGgttccgtctctctctctctctctctcatcgcCAACCTAATCTTACAATAACTGCACAGGCAACCCGCTCGGGCAGGTAACCAGGCAACTGAGGGAGTTTATCGGCGAGGCGAGCCTTTCTTTTTAGCCCATCAGACATTTAAACAGTCATTAAGCCGGGCTGACTGTGAGGGAGAAGCCAGCGTGTCACCCAGCAGCTGTTGAGGGCTCAAACAGGAGGGGCAACAGACATGacatttcatctcctcctgGAACTCCTTTGATTGTATCTTattctcatttttcctcttctttgctGGCTGTGTTATACTTGCTCTATAAACTCCTTACAAACCTGTGTCCAGTCCTTGCATCTGCATGCCGATGAGTAGTGCGTGCACTGAACAGAACACTTAACTTTATTACTTTTGGCAGTAGCTTCTGTTCTATCCAGTGCCAGAAAATAATGCTGTCCAACCGTAATGTAGTGAGGAATGAAATCACTTAGCCATCGAATTAGCACAAGCCATCAGGCTTTGTTTCATCGTTGCACTTCAAAGCGCCACTCGTGCCCAGGTGGATCACTTTTAATCAGCGGTGAGCCACAGCAGCTTGTATTCTATGCTCTCACAGCGTAGCCCCTCAGGGCAGGCAAAAGCTTCGGTTCGCACACTTATACCAGGTTATCCCGCCTCAGGGCTGATGCAGCAAGCGTAACTGGACATCGCCCTTAACCCAGGCCCCGGTGTTCACCTCCCGTGCTCcagccagctgctcctcctgcgcCTCCTCGTAGCTGCAACCTCTCTCTGGCACAAGCCGGATCCGGCCGTGGAGCATCTGATTTGCATAGGGCAAATCCTCACCCCGCCGCACTCGCACAGGACAAACAATATCGCCATGCAAATGGAGGTCACCTGAATGGTGTTTGTAGCCAAAACATAGGATGTGATTGTCCTTCAGGCTCCAGGCAGATCAGGAAACCAATATGGAAATGTAGTACTTTGCCTCTGGCCTCATTTGTTTTAACCTACAAAATGTAGCTGCCTAAACACCTATGAAAAGCCACAACTGACCTAATTGTAACTCTCAAAGCCTCAGTGACCCCTGCTTTTCAGGTGTCCTCAGTTTTATATGAACACCTGAACATGGGATAATAAAGGGTAATAAAGTTaccttgaaccttgaaccttgaacaTGGGATTAAGCCATCACGCCACCGGTGCATAAACCTTTGTGTATTCTTCTCCGGCAGTCTCTTGCAGGCAACAAACTCCCCCGATGGCTTCTCGCGTGATTTTATCTTGTTGTGGCAGTCGGTCCCTCATTGAGCTCAATAAGGTAATTACTTGATAAGAGCTTCCACAGGAGCTTTCACGTGTTTGGTCATCCCCCACCCTCTGTCATCACTGATGCAGGGCCGCTTACCtttggaggaagcagaggaagtaGAAACGGTCAAACTTTTCTACGTTATCATGAAATCTGAATCCAGGAAAGGGCTTTCTTGCAGCTGCAAAGTCATGTGAGCAATCATGACATCAGAAGAACAAAAGAGCTTTTTATAGCAATTTTACTGAAATTCGGTATCGGACATTAAAGgtgaggtggaaaaaaacaacaacaacctggaAATCTTGTATTTAGTAAGAAATGAGATGATGTGCCATGCGCTGGTTTGTTTATTGGCACATTATTATTAGCATTTGTCCTTTGTGTGGTGCTGCGCACCGCCGACTGTGCCTAATTTTATCAAAAATTGTTTTGGATCTATTACGGCTTAATTCAATCTATGGCTGCTCAGgcttttgttgttgatgttccAAAAGGAAAATGGAAGGAGTAAGAGTGCACAGTAATACTCATGAAATTGCAGCGGGCAGCATTTTCTGCTATAATTTGGTTTGGTGATTTGAATGCATTCGCTCTAAGGCAATTACTAATCTAAGGATTAGACGTACCTGATACGCCGGCTGAAACGGTGggcacagagagaaaggctgAGGGAGATTGCTATAGCTGGTTGCTACGGTTTCTGCTATATTACTCTGCATGATATGTTAATACcgaggcctttttttttttacctataGGGGAAAGCATGAAAAGCATTGcttcagttctctctctctgtcttcttcttctttcctcttctctacACGCGAGAAACGTGCCAGTGAGCTCAGATGTctttacatgaaaaataaatactcCTGATTGAGGAAGCTGAAGGAGCCCTGCCTCATCTGCAACATTTGTCACAATAAGATTCACAATACagagaagggggtggggggtggggggggaggtTAGAGGGGCGAAACAGACAAGAAATTTAAGCCGCATGCCACCTTGATTGCTCTCCACGCTGCTGATTGTAAGTGGCAGTGTCGGAGATGCCACCTTCTTCTCACCGCTTCTTTCAATTTGATGTCATCGAAAATGGAATTTCATTTCATACTCGGCAGCGATCGCATTAGATAGGGCTCACCAGGATAAAGCCGATTCATTTCTGCAGATTTGCCTTTCCTGTGGCACTATCAATCACTGCATACTCACCGTATTGCCGACTTGTTTTTCCACTGCAATTGTTAGGAGGAGTTTGTACAGTAAATTGACTTTTACAAGGCTCCCAAGGTCTATGATATGCTATGCTAGCCTTGTTGTTTTCCTCTATAGCTGTTCTCTTGTATCGACTGTAGAAGCTAGAACCAACTAAATGAGAACATCACTTAGCCGTGCTGGTGTACAACCCCGGGGAATAGTTCAGCGTCGACGAGTTGGCTCACAACACGGATCAGACGTAAGGCTTCTTGTCTTGCGAGACTAATAGGCAAAACAGCGgtgttttgtttattctgaCACTGCACCTCATCAAAATTGCAAAAATGTCTGGCGGAGTCAGTCCCATAATaatgtggggtttttttgttgttgttgttttgcagaaaaGGTCACAGGCCATTTGTTCTCTTGATGCTGACccaaacaggagga from Chaetodon auriga isolate fChaAug3 chromosome 24, fChaAug3.hap1, whole genome shotgun sequence carries:
- the pcdh7b gene encoding protocadherin-7b isoform X6, yielding MRTTGAVDYLYYCMLILQLVHQPAAKQVLRYRLAEEGPADVRVGNVAADLGIVAGSGEVTFTLESGSDFFKIDNITGELTTNERRIDREKLQQCQMIFDENECFIDFEVSVIGPAQSWVDLFEGKVIILDINDNTPSFPSPVLTLSVEENRPIGTLYLLPTATDRDFGRNGIERYELIQDNGENSRRLGSSGDSYSGKRRFEDGASRSSVFELQVADTTDGEKQPQLIIKGALDREQRDSYELTLRVRDGGDPPRSSQAILRVMITDVNDNSPRFEKSVYEADLPENSSPGAPILQLKATDADVGVNGQIEYVFGAATESVRRLLRLDESTGWLSVLHRIDREEVSQLRFTVMARDRGQPPKMDKATVVLNIKDENDNVPAIEIRKIGRIFLKDGIANVAEDVVVDTPIALVQVSDRDQGENGIVTCTVVGDVPFQLKPASEMEGEQNKKKYFLHTSAPLDYEATQEYNVVIVAVDSGSPSLASNNSLIVKVGDTNDNPPVFSQNVVEVSFPENNAPGERVTTVAAIDADSGKNAEIAYSLDSSVNGIFSIDADSGDIRVNTILDREQTERYEFKVIAKDKGINTLQGSATVVILVADKNDNEPKFMQDVFTFYVKENLEPNSPVGMVTVIDADKGQNAEMSLFIEEEEDIFSIENDTGTIFSTLSFDREQKTTYTFRVKAVDGGDPPRSATATVSLFVMDENDNAPTVTFPLNSSYTLLPPSSNVRTVVRTVIATDTDTGINADLNYSIIGGNPFKLFEIDGGTGVISLVGKLEQKHYGLHRLVVQVNDSGQPSQSTTTLVHVYVNETLSNSTVVEAQVAKSLSTSLNTNIAGDPNYDLSKQRLSIVIGVVSGIMTVILIILVVVMARYCRPKNKNGYEAGKKDHEDFFTPQQHDKSKKPKKDKKKQKSKQPLYSSIVTVEASKPNGQRYDGVNEKLSDSPGMGRYRSVNGGPGSPDLARHYKSSSPLPTVQLHPQSPTAGKKHQAVQDLPPANTFVGTGDNISLGSDHCSEYSSQTINKYNKQTPGPCLT
- the pcdh7b gene encoding protocadherin-7b isoform X4; this translates as MRTTGAVDYLYYCMLILQLVHQPAAKQVLRYRLAEEGPADVRVGNVAADLGIVAGSGEVTFTLESGSDFFKIDNITGELTTNERRIDREKLQQCQMIFDENECFIDFEVSVIGPAQSWVDLFEGKVIILDINDNTPSFPSPVLTLSVEENRPIGTLYLLPTATDRDFGRNGIERYELIQDNGENSRRLGSSGDSYSGKRRFEDGASRSSVFELQVADTTDGEKQPQLIIKGALDREQRDSYELTLRVRDGGDPPRSSQAILRVMITDVNDNSPRFEKSVYEADLPENSSPGAPILQLKATDADVGVNGQIEYVFGAATESVRRLLRLDESTGWLSVLHRIDREEVSQLRFTVMARDRGQPPKMDKATVVLNIKDENDNVPAIEIRKIGRIFLKDGIANVAEDVVVDTPIALVQVSDRDQGENGIVTCTVVGDVPFQLKPASEMEGEQNKKKYFLHTSAPLDYEATQEYNVVIVAVDSGSPSLASNNSLIVKVGDTNDNPPVFSQNVVEVSFPENNAPGERVTTVAAIDADSGKNAEIAYSLDSSVNGIFSIDADSGDIRVNTILDREQTERYEFKVIAKDKGINTLQGSATVVILVADKNDNEPKFMQDVFTFYVKENLEPNSPVGMVTVIDADKGQNAEMSLFIEEEEDIFSIENDTGTIFSTLSFDREQKTTYTFRVKAVDGGDPPRSATATVSLFVMDENDNAPTVTFPLNSSYTLLPPSSNVRTVVRTVIATDTDTGINADLNYSIIGGNPFKLFEIDGGTGVISLVGKLEQKHYGLHRLVVQVNDSGQPSQSTTTLVHVYVNETLSNSTVVEAQVAKSLSTSLNTNIAGDPNYDLSKQRLSIVIGVVSGIMTVILIILVVVMARYCRPKNKNGYEAGKKDHEDFFTPQQHDKSKKPKKDKKKQKSKQPLYSSIVTVEASKPNGQRYDGVNEKLSDSPGMGRYRSVNGGPGSPDLARHYKSSSPLPTVQLHPQSPTAGKKHQAVQDLPPANTFVGTGDNISLGSDHCSEYSSQTINKYNKQPFRRVTFSVVSQPQDPHQQGSLQSCYDSGLDESETPSSKSSSGPRLGALPLPEDSYERTTPDGSVGEAEHMENGEKEH